The following is a genomic window from Mycoplasma bradburyae.
TTTACCAGGTCAGATTTTATTACCTCTTTGACGGTAAATAATTTGACCAGTTTTAGCTTGTTGACCATCAGCGATTTTAGCACCTAAAAATTTAGGGTTTGAATCACGTCCGTTTTTAGTTGAACCCACACCTTTTTTAGAAGCAAAAAATTGAAGGTCTAAGTGAAATCAGATTTTTTTCATTATTATTTTCCTGTAACGATTCTGTTAGTTTCATCAATTATCTTGATGTTTTTATCATAGACTGAAGCAATCACTGATAATTGTGTTTTAATAACATTGATTGCGGTTAAGTTTTTTATATTAACTTCAAGCAACTCTAAGAAGATTGAATTATTTTCTTGATTTTTAATTACCTTAACATCTTCAGGTTTAAAGTAATTAATCCCACCAAAAACAATCGCACTAACTCCTGCGCACACAATATCGCGACCGTGGTTGTCAAAAAAAGCGTGACCTGAGATCTTAATTGCGCTTGCATAAAAAGTTATGTCAATCATCTTATATATCTTATCCGTGCTTGATTTCTACAACTTTAAGCTTAGTGTATGGTTGTCTGTGACCGTATTTTTTTAAGTGGTGTTTTTGTGAGATATGCTTAATTACATTAATCTTCTTTTGTTTACCTTGTTTAACTACTTCACAAACCACAGAAGCTCCAGCTACGAATGGTTTACCAAATAAGCCGTTTACAAAATAAACTTTATCAAAAACAACTTTAGCACCTACTTCTGAATTAATTTTTTCAACGTAGATTTCATCGTTTAATTTAACACGGTATTGTTTTGAACCTGATGCAATAACTGCAAACATTTTATTTTTTTCCTCCAGATAGACTCGTTATGATGGCGATCAATAGACATTGATACTTTATATTATTAACCACTTCTAAACGGTTGAAACTAGATTTTATTCTAATTTTGCTTATTTTTAAAATAAGTCTTATATATTATATCAAAAAAATCAACTACATCAGATTTGATTCATCAACATTAACCTGATTTAATTCGTAATAATAACCTTTTTTAGCAATTAATTGCTCATGGTTACCACTTTCAACAATCTTACCTTGTTTCATTACAAGGATGTTATCAACATTGATAATTGTTGATAATCTGTGCGCTATTAAGATTACGGTTTTATTTTTCATTAATTTAAAAATCGCATCTTGAATATTTTTTTCGGTTTTCGAATCCACACTTGAAGTGGCTTCGTCCATGATTAAGATTTCTGCGTCTGATAAGAAAGCTCTTGCTAATGCGATTTGTTGTAACTGACCACTTGATAAATTAGTTTGGTTTTCATCGATATAAGTATCATAACCATCTTTTAAATTATCAATAAAATCGTGAATTTTAGCATCTTTAGCTGCTTGTATCACTTGTTCTTTAGTAGCTTTTTGATTAACGCAAGCAATGTTGTTATAAATCGTATCACTAAACATAACACTATCTTGCAACACTACACTAATCATTTCGTTAAAATGATATTCATCAATTTTGGTGTAATTCATATCATTAAGATAAATATGTCCCTTAGTTGGTTGATAATATCTTGATAAGAGATTCATAATCGTAGATTTGCCTGAACCAGTTTCGCCAACAAGTGCTATTGAACTGTTAGCTTTAATTTCAAAGCTAACATCATTAATTGCTAAGTTTTTATCATCATATGAAAATGAAACATTTTCAAATTTAATAGATTCAAGTTTATCAATCTTTTGTTTTTGGTATTCAAACTTTTGTTTTAAATCTAAGAATTCTTTAATTCTTTTGATCGAAACAAAAGTTACTTGAACATCAGCTGCTACTCTGAATAGATAACCTAATTCACCTAAAGCAAATCTTAACATTAAGTTAAAGATCGTAATTAATCCTAGATTAATATCTTTAATAAAATAAACTGGTGATCCTGAAGGGATATTTAACGCTTGAAATAATAAAGAGAATACAAACCCAGCAATAATAATGCTATCTTCAAATAAAAAATTGATCGGATAGATTGTTGAAAATATTCTAGACGATCTCAAGTTAGCTTTTAGATATTGATTACATAATTCTTTAAATTCTTGATTAACGATATGAATAATATCTAATGATTTAATCAATTCATATTGTTGAATATGTTCTTCGATAAAAGTCGAGATCTTTTCATAAAGATCTTGAGTTTTCTTTTGACGTTTGTTGGCAACTTTAATTACTACCAATTGCACAATAAACATAAATACCATTAATCCTAATATGATCAATGTTAAGTATGGCGAGATTACAAATAGAGCAATAATAATAAAAGTTGCTACGATCGGTGTTGAAAAGATCTCACTTAAGAATGTTGATAAGTTAGTTGATATTAGATCAATATCAACTGAGATCTTATTAATGATCTCACCGTGCATGATCTTTTCAAGGGTTAATAAATCGATTTTATGAATCTTTCTAAATACGATATCTCGGATTCTTACAGTAGTGTTATACGCAGTTTTAATCGCAATCTTAGCACTAGTAACATGACAGATAAATAAAACTAAATACAAAGCTGCTGAAATCCCTGTAAATTTTAATAGTTTAATTCAATTCTCTTGTGCTACTATAGGATTTTCTAAAGTGATATTAACAAAGATATTTTGAATTACATACCCAAAGATAATTGAACCTGTGATTGTTAATAATGACTTAAAAGTAGTAAAGATCATCATCAAGATAAGCGCTCGCTTATCTTGTTTTAAGAATTGAAATAAGTGCTTAACTTCTTTCATTAAACATCGTCTCCAATCTTTTTTTGTGAATCATAGATCTCTTTATAAACATTACAGTCACTTAATAAGTTAATGTGGGTATCAAAACCTACGACATTACCTTTATCTAGAACAATAATCTTATCAAGATCTTTAATGTTTCTAATCTGTTGACTGATAAAGATTTTAGTTTTGTCTTTGTAGTTATCCAAGATATTATCAAGCACTTTTTTAGCAGTAATATTATCAAGTGCAGTTAGCGAATCGTCAAAGATCATGATCTTACTGTCTTTGATTAATGTTCTAGCAATACATACTCTAGCTTTTTGACCACCAGATAAGTTGTTGCCAAATTCTACTAATTGATGATCTAATTTATCACTAAAATTATTGATAAATTCATCTGCGCAAGCGTAGTTAATTACTTGGTCGATTTGTTTTTGTGTCGCTTGTAAATTAGCTTTAACTATATTTGATTTGATCGTTCCTGAAAATAATAACTTCTTCTGGAAGTCATAACTAACATTTTTTCTAATGTGCTTAATATTATATTGATTGATGTCAATACCATCAATAAAAATCGAATTATCATTAGGCTTTTTAATGCCAGATAACAATGAACAGATTGTTGATTTACCAGAACCAATTGAACCAATAATTCCGATGTTTTCACCTGGATTGATCATTAAATTAATGTTCTTTAAAACATTAAAATTGTTTTGTTCATACTTATAATTTAAATTCCTAAATTCGATTTTACCAACAATCGGATTGGTTAATTTATTTTTATCTAAATCTTCGTTTTTTAACTCTAAAATCTCTTTAAAACGGTGTTGAACTGGTCTTGTTTTAATCATGTTTAAAGCATAATCAGCAATCGCAATTACAACATAACTACTAAATGTTAAATAGTTTAAAAACCCAATCACAGTACCTGGACTTAGATTTGAATTAACTTTGTTTAAATAACCTGAGGTTACTAATACAAGTGTAATGAAAATGTTTATAGCTAAAAAGATTAAATGATACATTGAAGTAAGGATTAAATCAGCTCTAATAATTGATTTAAACCAACTCTTATGATGATCATCATATCTTGCTGTTTGGAATTCTTCCAAGTTAAAAATTCGAACGACTTTAAGTCCAGTAATGTTTTCACGAATCACTTGATTTAAATTATCAAGTGATTTGTAACTATCTTGATAATGATCCTCAGTTTTTCTAGATCCTCTAACAATAATGAAAATAATTAAAGGAATAAAAATTAAATAAATTATCGATAAATATGGACTCAATGCGATTGAAAAACTTATGTATACAAGTAGTTCAAAACAACATTCAATCATATATACCAAAACATTGATAGCGGTTTTTTCGAGTTTCGCATAATCAACATTAATCCGATTAATTAATGTTGATTTTTTATAACCATAGAATTCTTCTAATGAGAGATTATTAATCTTGTAATAGATCTGGTTTTTAAAAAGATTAGAAGCTAATAATGTTTGTTTTAACAACATTATTCTTCCGATAATTTTAATAATAAAACTAAAGATGATTAAACCAAAACTAAAAGCAGTTAGATTAATAACTGCTTGAATTTTATTCTTAGGATCTGGAATTAATCAATCTGCTTGTTTTTCACCGCCAATAATATCAACAAAACTTTCAATTAAACGAACAACATAACCAGAAGCAATCACATAAGCAATACAAAAACTAATACCAATAATGGTAATAATTCAGTTTTTTAATTTGAAATTTCTTAATATGTACTTCATTTATTCTGAAAGTCAGTTATAAATCTTATTTCTTAGTTCTAAGAAGAACTTACGTTCATCATTAATTATTTGATTAGTTCCAAAATGGTATTTAGAATAAGCTAAATCAACTACACAAAAATAGTTCATGATGATACTTGAATAAGTAAATAATGTGTATTGATTATTAAATTTTTCGTGAAACTCGTTGATGATATCTAATAATTGTTTTTTAAAATCAGCAACATTGCTACATTGATCGAAATTAATATATGGTCTAGTTAATTGCTCTGCGATCTTTGGTAATCGTTGTGAATTCTTAATTCTTTCTAGATTAGCTTCGTAAAAATTTTTTATTTCGCTAAAATTAAAATTGTCTAAAGCATTTAGACACTCAACGAAATATTCTTTAAATTTCGTTGTCGCCTGATCTAATTTATTACTCATATAATTTGGGATAATAAAACTAAAAGAATTATAAATTATTTAATTTATAATACACAACTCAATGGGGATGTCAAGGCTTCGACATGATTGATAAACTTATTGGTTCAGTAGGGTCTGCCCTTTATAGCTCAAGGTAAAAATAACCGACAAAACATCTAAACAACTAGCTGAAGAAAACTTTGTTTTAAATCAGTTAGGAAACAACTACGCTTTAAATTTCTAAATAAATAATATATAAAAAGCGGGCTTAATTTTCTTATAAAAAATTAATGCTAATTCGGATAAAACTAAATTTTGTTCTTGTTTGAAGTTTTACTTATTAATATGGATTAATAAGTTTTATATTAAGCAATTACTACGAACTAAATAATTGAAGTTTATAACTTAGTTCTAAAAAACTAAACTTCTAAACTGTAAATAAAACTAATCTGATGAGTCGATTGTGGAAACGGGTTCGATTCCCGTCATCTCCACCATTAATACAAAACTTTACCAATCTTCTTTAACTAATTGTTAGAGAAGATTTTTTATTTTATTGTCCCTTTATTTTGTTTTTTTGTCCCGATATATTACACTTTATAAAAAGCGTTTAGATTAGAAAAATATAAAAGGTGCTTGAATTATGAAAAAAGGTTATGTTATAAATTTGATTAAATATTACGCAGAGCACAATCACCCAGGGTTTAGAGCGCAGGCTTATCAGATAGCTAACGAATTTGAAAAGATTGGTGATTTAGAATTATCAAGCTATATCGTAAGTTTATTGGCAGGTGATTTTAGTTTCTTTCCTCAGATTGTTGAAAGTGATTTACAGTTCATAAAAAAGATTGATCTTTGAAAAAATTCATTACCTTTACCAACTGAAATCGAGAGTGATATTATCGGAATAATTAATGCTACTAATCGTAAGATTGGTGTTAATAAATTCTTGTTTCAGGGAGCACCTGGAACAGGTAAAACCGAAACTGTAAAACAAATGGCGGTTATCTTAAAAAAGACATTATATACCGTAGATTTTGCAAATTTAGTTGATAGCAAACTTGGAGAAACTGTAAAAAATATTAATAGATTATTTGATGAAATCAATAGAGGTATTGACCCTAGTAATTCAATTATTTTATTTGACGAAATTGATGCGATAGCTATGGATC
Proteins encoded in this region:
- the rpmA gene encoding 50S ribosomal protein L27 yields the protein MKKIWFHLDLQFFASKKGVGSTKNGRDSNPKFLGAKIADGQQAKTGQIIYRQRGNKIWPGKNVGQGKDDTLFALANGVVRYTKFMGNRTKVSVVVESK
- a CDS encoding ribosomal-processing cysteine protease Prp, encoding MIDITFYASAIKISGHAFFDNHGRDIVCAGVSAIVFGGINYFKPEDVKVIKNQENNSIFLELLEVNIKNLTAINVIKTQLSVIASVYDKNIKIIDETNRIVTGK
- the rplU gene encoding 50S ribosomal protein L21, translating into MFAVIASGSKQYRVKLNDEIYVEKINSEVGAKVVFDKVYFVNGLFGKPFVAGASVVCEVVKQGKQKKINVIKHISQKHHLKKYGHRQPYTKLKVVEIKHG
- a CDS encoding ABC transporter ATP-binding protein; translation: MKEVKHLFQFLKQDKRALILMMIFTTFKSLLTITGSIIFGYVIQNIFVNITLENPIVAQENWIKLLKFTGISAALYLVLFICHVTSAKIAIKTAYNTTVRIRDIVFRKIHKIDLLTLEKIMHGEIINKISVDIDLISTNLSTFLSEIFSTPIVATFIIIALFVISPYLTLIILGLMVFMFIVQLVVIKVANKRQKKTQDLYEKISTFIEEHIQQYELIKSLDIIHIVNQEFKELCNQYLKANLRSSRIFSTIYPINFLFEDSIIIAGFVFSLLFQALNIPSGSPVYFIKDINLGLITIFNLMLRFALGELGYLFRVAADVQVTFVSIKRIKEFLDLKQKFEYQKQKIDKLESIKFENVSFSYDDKNLAINDVSFEIKANSSIALVGETGSGKSTIMNLLSRYYQPTKGHIYLNDMNYTKIDEYHFNEMISVVLQDSVMFSDTIYNNIACVNQKATKEQVIQAAKDAKIHDFIDNLKDGYDTYIDENQTNLSSGQLQQIALARAFLSDAEILIMDEATSSVDSKTEKNIQDAIFKLMKNKTVILIAHRLSTIINVDNILVMKQGKIVESGNHEQLIAKKGYYYELNQVNVDESNLM
- a CDS encoding ABC transporter ATP-binding protein translates to MKYILRNFKLKNWIITIIGISFCIAYVIASGYVVRLIESFVDIIGGEKQADWLIPDPKNKIQAVINLTAFSFGLIIFSFIIKIIGRIMLLKQTLLASNLFKNQIYYKINNLSLEEFYGYKKSTLINRINVDYAKLEKTAINVLVYMIECCFELLVYISFSIALSPYLSIIYLIFIPLIIFIIVRGSRKTEDHYQDSYKSLDNLNQVIRENITGLKVVRIFNLEEFQTARYDDHHKSWFKSIIRADLILTSMYHLIFLAINIFITLVLVTSGYLNKVNSNLSPGTVIGFLNYLTFSSYVVIAIADYALNMIKTRPVQHRFKEILELKNEDLDKNKLTNPIVGKIEFRNLNYKYEQNNFNVLKNINLMINPGENIGIIGSIGSGKSTICSLLSGIKKPNDNSIFIDGIDINQYNIKHIRKNVSYDFQKKLLFSGTIKSNIVKANLQATQKQIDQVINYACADEFINNFSDKLDHQLVEFGNNLSGGQKARVCIARTLIKDSKIMIFDDSLTALDNITAKKVLDNILDNYKDKTKIFISQQIRNIKDLDKIIVLDKGNVVGFDTHINLLSDCNVYKEIYDSQKKIGDDV
- a CDS encoding ATP-binding protein, which gives rise to MKKGYVINLIKYYAEHNHPGFRAQAYQIANEFEKIGDLELSSYIVSLLAGDFSFFPQIVESDLQFIKKIDLWKNSLPLPTEIESDIIGIINATNRKIGVNKFLFQGAPGTGKTETVKQMAVILKKTLYTVDFANLVDSKLGETVKNINRLFDEINRGIDPSNSIILFDEIDAIAMDRTNSKDLREMGRATTAILKGLDGLNEKIIIVATTNLYEHFDKALTRRFDSVINFNRYSKQDLMEIAEIILNNYLSKFDNVTKNIRLFKKIIELQEKIPYPGDLKNLIRTSLAFSDPNSEYDYLKRLYESITNDRTKDLSNLKKKGFTVREIEILTGISKSQVSRELNRK